The genomic DNA CTCGTCGCCGCTGTTCGATCTGCTCGACTTCACCGACGTCGGCGTCAGCGTCTCGGCGTTCTACGGTGAAGGCGGCGTCCGCTTCATCGCGTCGCCGCACTCGGCGGTCCGCCCCTATGCGGAAGCGACCGCGGGCTTCGCGCGGCTGAACGCCGGAATCTCCGGCATCGGCGGCACCGCCGGCGCGGTCGTCAACACGGCGCTGAACGCGCTCAATCGCACGGAGCCGATGCTCGGAGCGGGCGCCGGTGTCGTCCTGCAGGGCGGACCGGTGTCGGTGGACTTCGGCTACCGCTACAAGCAGATCTCGTCCGGCAACGCGATCACCTCGGCGCTGAATGCGGGCAATCCGTACAAGGTGAACCAGGTGCGGGTCGGGATCGGTTTCCGGTTCTAGCGGGTTCGCCAGCAGAGCGAGTCGATGACGCGGTCGAGGATCCCGGCCGCGTCACGCGTCACGCCGTCGTAGCGCACCGTTTCGTTGAACACGCCGACGAAAGTACGTGCCGTCAGTGCGGCGGCCGCGATATTCCTTCCCGTTGGATTCGAGCCACCACGCCGCCGGCCGCGAGCGTCAGCCACGGCGTGACAGCGAGCGAGACGATGAGGCCGCGCATGGCGGAGGCAATGATACGCCGCCGGGCGCCGAGTGTCTCGCGATCTTGTATTAGAGTGTGCCGATGCGACGCCACTTTTTCGCTCTCAGCCTCGTCACCGCCGCCGGTTTCGCACTGCTCAATGCCCAGACGGCGTCGCAACCACCCGCGCAGCCGGTGCGTTCACCCACCCGCCCC from Vicinamibacterales bacterium includes the following:
- a CDS encoding outer membrane beta-barrel protein, coding for MRKLMLLGAALLVWPAAAHAQSGNNDIQGFGGLTVGTSTFGSAASPTFGGRVGVGLTDHIQLVGEAGRLADISSPLFDLLDFTDVGVSVSAFYGEGGVRFIASPHSAVRPYAEATAGFARLNAGISGIGGTAGAVVNTALNALNRTEPMLGAGAGVVLQGGPVSVDFGYRYKQISSGNAITSALNAGNPYKVNQVRVGIGFRF